Within Deltaproteobacteria bacterium, the genomic segment GGATAAAGTGAAAAAGGTTGAGGAGATTTTCAATTCCGAGGGGGCTGAAGAAATCAAGGTAGACGGTGTCTGAGCACCCACGCAGTCTCTCAGGAGGTAAAACAGGATTGTTCGTTAAGAATATGAAATATTATCTGCTGGTAGTTTTGATGTTCACCTTCTTCGGTGTGTCCGAGGCGGGCGCGTTTCCATGGAACTTCGATATGTGGATACAGCCTTCGATAGTCCCATATGAAGAGCCCGTTATCTACCCGAAGCTCTCCGTATCCACTACGGGTTTTAGAATAGAACCCCTGCCCAGAGAAGACTTTGAGCTGATTACCCGAAATCCCGTTCCCGCGACACCGGAATCGGTTGAAAACGGGCAGGAAGCTTACAATACATACTGCATTGTCTGTCACGGACCGGAGGGGAAGGGAGACGGACCTGTAATCAAAAGGGGATTTTATCCGTTGAACCTGGCATCCCCCGGAGTCATAGGAAGAACGGACGGATACATATACGCATATATAAGATACGGCGGAAAGGTAATGATGCCGAGCTACCGGGAGAGCATAACGGCGGAAGAAGCATGGGACGTAGTCAACTATGTGAGGAAGCTTCAGGGAAACCCTGACCCCAAACCCGAACCGGACCAGGCCGAAGAGAAGGACACAGCAGAGGAGAGCGTTCAGGAAGATGGATCAACAAATTAGAGAAGAAATACTTGCCAAAAGATCCCGTATACCGGTTTTGGGTATATATATTTTTCTTGCGATAGCCGTTATAGGCTTCGGTACTTTCGTGCTCAAAATCCTGGGCTCTGACCCCGCGGGCGCGTGGCAGGCGTTTTTGATTAATTTTCTCTTCTGGACCGGAATAGCTCAAGCCGGAATAGTGTTTTCATGCATACTCCGGATAACCAACGCGAGGTGGGCCAGGCCGCTGCTGCGCGTAAGCGAAGGGCTCGGCTCTTTTATCCCCATATCCTTTATTCTTCTTTTAGTGGTATTCGCGGGAAGGGATTATATTCTGCCCTACGCGACGGAGCACTACCATCATCCCAAAGACGTATGGCTCAACATGCAGTTCGTGTTCGGGCGCAACGTTATCGGCTTCATTATTCTCATTATAGTCAGCATGTTCTATCTTTATTACTCCCTCAGGCAGGACCTCGGAGGCGTCGGCGACAGGTTAACCGGTCTTGCCGGATGGATATCCTCGGGGTGGACTGGCGAGGAAGAGAGAAAGGATATCTGGCTCAAAATCGGCAAATTCGCGCCGGCGGTTATTTTACTGTACGCTGTGGTATTCAGCTTTTTCGCCTGGGATTTTATGATGTCGCTCGATCCCCACTGGTTCAGCACCCTGTTCGGACCCTACTATTTCATGGCCAGCTTTGTAGCGGCCATAGGAACAACTATTATTCTTTCTATTATGCTGAGAAGAAGACTGGGTCTCGAAGAATACCTCGACGATAACAAATACCACGACATGGGAAAACTCCTGCAGGGTTTTTCGTTGTTCTGGGTGTACCTGTTTTTCTCACAGCTGCTTCCGATATGGTACGCGAACATGCCGGAAGAGACGGTTTTCGTCATAAAGAGGGTAAAGGACGAGCCGTTCAGGTCTCTTTCCTGGGCGGTTCTCACCTGCTGTTTTATATTCCCGTTCGTCTCGCTGATACCGAGGACGAACAAGATAATAAAACCGATAGTCGTGTTCATAGCTTCCGTGTCGCTCACGGGGTTTCTGCTTGAAAAGTACGTGCTCGTAGCCCCTTCCTATTCGAACACGATTGACATCGGTATAGTGCAGATACTCATTACGCTCGGATTCCTCGGCGCCTTTATAATGACATTCTTAATGTTTATGAGAGAGTTTCCTTCGATACCCGTGGGTGACCCCTTCTTCGGGGGGAAAGCCGAGGTTCATCATACGACCGGGGATCCTTTCTATGAAGAGCAAGATTAAACCAGGACGGGAGGACGTTAATGGACGAAAGACATCTTGATATGATCATACAGGGAGCGGTTATCGGGCTATGCCTAGGGGTGGCGGGGTTTATCGCCTTGATCGCCACAGTCGCTCTTTTCGGCCCTCACATAGCCCCTCTTATGAACAAGCTCCCCTGGTAATAATTTTTGCATAAATTTTATGCCCCGTACAGGCTTATTAGTTCACTCCCGCTAATTTTATCTTGACGTTAATATTTCCTTCCGGTTCCGGAACCTTTATTTGACATGTCCTCGATTGCAATGTGAAAATTGTGTTGGTCTATAATAATACGAGGAGGAAGCATCATGGCAAAAAAACAAACGGCAAATGTGAAAAAAACTGCGGGCGGGACCGGAACGGGAAGAAAGAAGCCCGGCCTTGAGCTCAAGAACATTCTCTACGAGAAAAAGAGAAAGGTCGCCTATGTAACGATTAACCGCCCGGAGGTACGGAACGCCCTTAACACACAAACGAGGGAAGAGCTCGCTATGGCTATTGAGGACGCCTGGCTCGACGATAAAATAGGGGTCATTGTTCTCACCGGAGCGGGGGGCAAGGCTTTTTCGGCGGGAGGGGACCTGTCTTGGATAGGCGATCCCAAGAAGAAGGTGGACGCGAAGTTCATGCTCGTCCATTACAGGCTTGCTACGGCCATGCGGTGCTGCGGGAAGCCCATTATAGCGAGGGTGGACGGATATTGCGTGGGGGGCGGAAACGAGCTCAATATGCTCTGCGACCTGACAATCGCCTCAGACACCTCCGTATTCGCCCAGGCGGGGCCTCTGGTCGGAAGCGCCCCCATATGGTACGGCCTGCAGCAGCTTCAGCATTCCGTGGGGGATAAAAAAGCGAGGGAGATTGTCTATCTCTGCGACCGTTACACCGCTCAGGAAGCGATGGATATGGGCTGGGTAAACAAGGTCGTGCCCAGGGAGGACCTCGATAGGGAAGTCGGCGCCTGGTGTCAGAGCCTCCTTCAGAAGAGCCGCCAGTCGCTGAGGATTGCCAAGTTTCAGATAAACTTCGCCTCCGACATGGCTCATCCGCAGATCACGCACGGCCTCGAGCTCGCAAGGTTCTTCATGAAGGCTCCCGAGATGGTCGAAGGGGCCAGGGCGTTCATGGAAAAACGCAAGCCCGACTTCTGGGGAGTCGACTAAATAATAGTTATCCGGAGTGTTAAATGTCTAAAGATGCCGAGATCAAATTTCTTATTAAGCTCGATGAAAACGACGTGCCTGACGAAATATACTGGAGCGCGACAGAGGCGGATTTCGAGGGTTTTATGCCCTGCGATTCCCTTATGATTTCGATGTGGGACAGGGGCGAGAAAAACACGATGAGCATCGATCTCTGGACGAACGAGATGGAAGTGGGAGAGATGAACGCGCATTTCTATTTCACCCTGATGAAGATGGCGGATACCTACAAGAGGGCGACGAACAACCAGGAGCTCTCCGATATGATAAGCAGGTTTGCGAACGAGTTCGCGAGTAAAGTGGACGAGTTCGCGAAAAAGGAAGGATGACCTCCCTTTTTTTAAAAAGCGGACATTACCTCTTTCGCGAAGAATGTCAGGGTATCGTGGTTCATGATGTCCGAGAAGAAGATAGTGTATTTTGTAATGCCCTTTTCCTCGTTCTCTTTTATTTTTTTTATGCATTGGTCCGGCGTTCCGACAATGCCTATTTTCTCAATATCCCCGAAGAACCCGTAGCGTCTCTGGGCTTTTGGGAGTTTTTCGCTCAGCTCGGCCTCGTCCCCGGCCAGCACGCATACGGTCTGCTGGGATATTTTAATCTCGTCGGGATTCCTTCCGGCGGCTTCACAGTGGCTCTTCAGCACTTTAAGCTTTCTATCGTAAGCTCCCGCGTGGTTTGCCGGGCAGTTCCACTCGTCGGCGAGCTCCGCCACCACGCGGAGCAGGAGTTTTTCCCCGGCGCCCCCTATTGTAATTGGAGGGTGGGGTTTCTGCGCTGGCTTCGGGTTACAGTACGCGTCTTCTATCCGGTAGTGGACGCCCTCGAAAGAGGGCTTCTCGTCGGTCCACATAGCCCTTATAATTTTTACGGACTCGGCGAGCTGCTCAATTCTTGCTGCGTCATCGGGGAACTCGTAGCCGTATGCCCTGTACTCGGGTTCGAACCATCCCGCGCCGATTGCGAACTCCAGCCTCCCGCCCGAGATAACGTCGAGCGTGGAGGCCATTTTTGCCAGAAGCGCGGGCGGCCTGAATGAATTACACAGCACCATCGTGCCCAGTCTTGTGTTTGACGTAACCGTGGAAAGGGCTGACATCAACGTCCATGCCTCGTATATATCGAGCTCGATACCGCCCATGCCGAGTATGTGGTCGTAGAACCATATCGAGTCGTACCCGAGCTCGTCACAGAGCCCGGCGGTTTCGAGTATCTGTGAGAATTCGATCTTTTGCTGACGCATCATCACGCCGAATTCAATCCTGCTCATTTGGCTCACCTTCGTCCGTCTCTTTAATCAGAGGAATCACTTTAACAGAGGACCCGGCATGATTCAAATCCGGTTTGTATGGATCGCGAATTCGTTTGACACCCGATATGTAATGCTTTAACTTTAGGGGCCGAGAACAAGATCGAGGAGGAGCAAAATTATGGGAGCCAGATTAAAATCCGATTCTTTGTCCAAGGGAGCAGAGGTTCTGAGTTACGCGACAAGAATTTTCCTTATTACGTTTTTAATTCCGGCGATTATGGTCGCTATCGGCTGCAAACAAAACGAGACCGCAAACGTCCAGTCGGACGGCGCGGACACTAAACAGGAGCAATCAAAAGGCGAAAGCAACAAAAATAATACAAGCGAAGCAGAAGGAGGCAACCCTATGGTTATAATGTCGACATCCAAAGGGGATATAAAAATCGAGCTTTATAAGGATAAGGCCCCGATTACGGTCGAGAATTTCCTCGGTTATGTCAATGACGGGTTTTACGACGGGACTGTATTTCACCGTGTCATACCGAATTTCATGATACAGGGCGGAGGTTTTACGCCGGATTTAGATCAGAAATCCACTAAAGCGCCGATTAAAAACGAGGCGGAAAACGGGCTTAAAAACGAACGGGGAACGCTTGCCATGGCGCGTACTCAGGTCGTGGACAGCGCCACTTCGCAGTTTTTTATAAATCTTGCGGACAACAGCTTTCTGGATAACGGTGTAAGGGATTACGGATACGCCGTATTCGCCAGGGTCGTGGACGGGATGGATGTAGTGGACGAGATTGCCGCTGTGGAAACGGGCAATAAGGGAATGATGGGAGATGTCCCTCAGGAAGATGTTGTCATTGAATCCGTAAAAGTAGCGGAGTGATCAAAGCGCCCGGAGCTTTTAGCGGATAGTCAGAGTACGCCCCTGAAGGTTTTCCTGTGGATAGGGCAGGGGCCGTATTTTCTTATAGCCTCAAAGTGTTCCCTTGTCGGATAGCCTTTGTGGCTCCTGAAGTTATATTCGGGGTAAAGATTATCGTACTCCTCCATAATCGAGTCTCTCGTGACCTTGGCCAGTATGGACGCGGCCGCTATGGAGGAGCACCTTGAATCGCCCTTTATTATCGTCTCCTGCGGTATAAGAAGCGAAATCCTCTGGTTCCCGTCTATGAGCAGGAAGTCGGGTTTCGTTACGAGATTATTAACCGCGATTTCCATTGCTATAAGGGAGGCTCTCAGGATATTAATCTCGTCGATTTTCTCAGGCTCCACTATCCCTACGGCTACAGACACAGCCGTTTTGGTAATTTTCTCCAGAACGGCTTTTCTTCTCGGGTGAGATAGTTTTTTGGAATCGTCTATCCCTTCAATCGAGCAGCCCTCGGGCAAAATAACGGCGGCCGCTACAACAGGCCCCGCAAGAGGTCCCCTGCCTGCCTCATCCACTCCTGCAGGTATTTTTCTCTTAGCCCATAATTCTTTTTCTATCAACAGGTCCGGGGGACTCATATCAGCCGATTTATCTAAGTCGCGTTTACGCTGCCTAAAAAACTCAATGCACTATGTCTATTTTAATATACCGCTCAACTCTAGCCTAGCAGGCCGTAATTCTCAACGGCACTCCTGAGCATCTCATAGTTCTCCTCGGACATCCTGCATAGCGGATACCTGTATTCGTAAGCGATTTTATCCATCATGCTAAGCGCGGCCTTAACCGGAATCGGATTGGTTTCCAGAAAGAGCGCCTCGTTCAGGGGAAGAAGTTTGTAGTGAAATTCTTTTGCCTTTTCGAATTCACCTTTTACGAAATGATTGTAGAGGTCGGCGACTTCACGGGGAGCGATGTTTGCTGTTACGGTGATAAAGCCTCTCGCGCCGATTGCGAGCAGGGGAAAGTTTATCGCGTCTTCGCCCGAGAGCAGGAGAAAGTCCGGTCCGCATAGATGAAGGATTTTGCTTGCCTGAGGGAGTGAGCCCGAGGCCTCTTTGACTCCTATTATATTCCTGCACTCGCCTGCCAGTCTCGCTATGGTCTCCGGGCTCATGTTTACCCCCGAGCGTCCGGGGATATTGTAGAGGATTATCGGAATACTCAGCTGTGAGGCGATTTGCTTGAAATGGAGATATAGCCCCTCCTGTGTGGGTTTGTTGTAGTACGGCACTACAAGAAGTGCGGCATCGGCTCCTATCTCTTCGGCAAACCTCGTGAGTCTGATGGCCTCTTTGGTGCTGTTAGAGCCGGTTCCCGCTATCACGGGCACCCTCTTGTTTACGGTCCTGACCGTGAGATCTATGACGTACTCGTGCTCTTCGTGGGACAGGGTAGGGGATTCTCCGGTCGTGCCGCACGGCACTATGCCGTGCGTTCCGTTCTCGATTTGAAACTCGATAAGTTCCTTGAGCGCGTCCTCGTCGATTTTTCCATTTTTAAACGGGGTAACTATTGCAACGAGAGAGCCGTGAATCATTCAAAACCTCCTGAGCTTAATGCATTCTCATTATATTTGAGATGCGGCTTAAATCAAGGAGCATATCCTGTGATTTTAACCGGCGGGGATTATCTGCGCCGGTGAGAGCAGTTTTAATCCGTTTTAAGCCTGGATCCGCACTCCGAGCAGAAATGCCCGGTTTTAAGCGTCCGGCTTCCGCACTTGGGACAGAATATGAAATCCCTGTCAGCCGGTTCCCTGTGGGAACTCTTGGCGTTTTCAATCGCGTCCCGGAGTGATTTCTCCAGTGTCGCGCAGTGTGGGGAAGCCTGCTTAGGAAACTCTATGACGTCCTCGTTCCCGGGCGAGCTAATCGTTATTTTCGGGTCCGTACTGTCAAGCTCGGAATAAATCTGCGTAATGGTATCAAGGGGGATGTCTCTGAACCGCTTAAACCCGGAGGAGTTTCTGGCGATTATAATTCTGTTGTTCGTGAGTATGAACCAGGAGTTAAAGAAAGTGTTGCTTTCGAGAAATGTGGGGGCCTTGTATATGGCTCTGAAGTCAAGCAGAGTAAATAGGATTCTCTCCCCGTTATTTAAATATTTCTCAAGACCCTTCTCTATACTCTGAGGCAGCTCCGTATAGTTCCTGGTCCCGAAAATACCGATGAAGTTCTTTAGCGCATTGACGATCATTTTTATATATAGTCTCTGATTAGAAGCTCCGCAATCTGCACAGCGTTGAGTGCGGCGCCTTTTCTAAGCTGATCCCCTACGACCCAGAAACTAAGTCCCGACGGCACGGTGTAGTCTTCCCTTATCCTTCCGACGAGACACTCATCCTTGCCCGCGGCGTCAATCGGCATCGGATATTTCATGTTCTGCGGCTCGTCAATGACCCTAACTCCGGGAAAGTTGTTGAGGGCCTCTCTCGCGTCTTTTACGGTTATTTTATTTTCGGTCTCAATATTGACCGCGACTGAATGCGCCCTGAAAACCGGAACCCTTACGGTTGTCGCCGTCAAAGTTATCGACTCGTCCTCGAGTATCTTCCTTGTCTCGTGGTGGAGCTTCATCTCCTCTTTTGTGTATCCGTTTTCGAGAAAACTGTCAATGTGCGGGAGAAGGTTAAACGCTATCTGATGGGGAAAGGTGCTTGCGCGCATTTCTTCCGAATTAGCCCACGCGAGGGTCTGGCTCCTTAGCTCCTCGATTGCCTGGGCGCCCGCCCCCGAGACAGCCTGATAGCTCGATGCCACTACCCTTTTTATTTTCCCCAGATCATGAAGGGGCTTAAGGGCCATGACCGTCACAGCCGTCGTACAGTTGGGATTCGCTATTATGCCCCGTTTTTTATAACCTGCCGCCGCGTGCGGGTTTATCTCGGGGATTACCAGTGGTACGTCTTCTTCAAGCCTGAACGCGGAGCTGTTATCGATCACGACCGCCCCGGAGTCAACGGCGGCCGGTGCGAATTCCCTGCTTCTCGCCCCTCCCGCAGAGAGGAGGGCTATATCG encodes:
- a CDS encoding cytochrome c; this encodes MFVKNMKYYLLVVLMFTFFGVSEAGAFPWNFDMWIQPSIVPYEEPVIYPKLSVSTTGFRIEPLPREDFELITRNPVPATPESVENGQEAYNTYCIVCHGPEGKGDGPVIKRGFYPLNLASPGVIGRTDGYIYAYIRYGGKVMMPSYRESITAEEAWDVVNYVRKLQGNPDPKPEPDQAEEKDTAEESVQEDGSTN
- a CDS encoding enoyl-CoA hydratase-related protein; this translates as MAKKQTANVKKTAGGTGTGRKKPGLELKNILYEKKRKVAYVTINRPEVRNALNTQTREELAMAIEDAWLDDKIGVIVLTGAGGKAFSAGGDLSWIGDPKKKVDAKFMLVHYRLATAMRCCGKPIIARVDGYCVGGGNELNMLCDLTIASDTSVFAQAGPLVGSAPIWYGLQQLQHSVGDKKAREIVYLCDRYTAQEAMDMGWVNKVVPREDLDREVGAWCQSLLQKSRQSLRIAKFQINFASDMAHPQITHGLELARFFMKAPEMVEGARAFMEKRKPDFWGVD
- the gldC gene encoding gliding motility protein GldC — translated: MSKDAEIKFLIKLDENDVPDEIYWSATEADFEGFMPCDSLMISMWDRGEKNTMSIDLWTNEMEVGEMNAHFYFTLMKMADTYKRATNNQELSDMISRFANEFASKVDEFAKKEG
- a CDS encoding TIGR03560 family F420-dependent LLM class oxidoreductase produces the protein MSRIEFGVMMRQQKIEFSQILETAGLCDELGYDSIWFYDHILGMGGIELDIYEAWTLMSALSTVTSNTRLGTMVLCNSFRPPALLAKMASTLDVISGGRLEFAIGAGWFEPEYRAYGYEFPDDAARIEQLAESVKIIRAMWTDEKPSFEGVHYRIEDAYCNPKPAQKPHPPITIGGAGEKLLLRVVAELADEWNCPANHAGAYDRKLKVLKSHCEAAGRNPDEIKISQQTVCVLAGDEAELSEKLPKAQRRYGFFGDIEKIGIVGTPDQCIKKIKENEEKGITKYTIFFSDIMNHDTLTFFAKEVMSAF
- a CDS encoding peptidylprolyl isomerase, with product MVIMSTSKGDIKIELYKDKAPITVENFLGYVNDGFYDGTVFHRVIPNFMIQGGGFTPDLDQKSTKAPIKNEAENGLKNERGTLAMARTQVVDSATSQFFINLADNSFLDNGVRDYGYAVFARVVDGMDVVDEIAAVETGNKGMMGDVPQEDVVIESVKVAE
- a CDS encoding ribonuclease HII is translated as MSPPDLLIEKELWAKRKIPAGVDEAGRGPLAGPVVAAAVILPEGCSIEGIDDSKKLSHPRRKAVLEKITKTAVSVAVGIVEPEKIDEINILRASLIAMEIAVNNLVTKPDFLLIDGNQRISLLIPQETIIKGDSRCSSIAAASILAKVTRDSIMEEYDNLYPEYNFRSHKGYPTREHFEAIRKYGPCPIHRKTFRGVL
- the dapA gene encoding 4-hydroxy-tetrahydrodipicolinate synthase, yielding MIHGSLVAIVTPFKNGKIDEDALKELIEFQIENGTHGIVPCGTTGESPTLSHEEHEYVIDLTVRTVNKRVPVIAGTGSNSTKEAIRLTRFAEEIGADAALLVVPYYNKPTQEGLYLHFKQIASQLSIPIILYNIPGRSGVNMSPETIARLAGECRNIIGVKEASGSLPQASKILHLCGPDFLLLSGEDAINFPLLAIGARGFITVTANIAPREVADLYNHFVKGEFEKAKEFHYKLLPLNEALFLETNPIPVKAALSMMDKIAYEYRYPLCRMSEENYEMLRSAVENYGLLG
- a CDS encoding PH domain-containing protein, whose translation is MIVNALKNFIGIFGTRNYTELPQSIEKGLEKYLNNGERILFTLLDFRAIYKAPTFLESNTFFNSWFILTNNRIIIARNSSGFKRFRDIPLDTITQIYSELDSTDPKITISSPGNEDVIEFPKQASPHCATLEKSLRDAIENAKSSHREPADRDFIFCPKCGSRTLKTGHFCSECGSRLKTD
- a CDS encoding aspartate-semialdehyde dehydrogenase, whose translation is MRSDGYNIAIAGATGAVGQEMMQILRERNFPVKELRLLASERSAGKEVEYNGSKLEIRKLDENSFSGIDIALLSAGGARSREFAPAAVDSGAVVIDNSSAFRLEEDVPLVIPEINPHAAAGYKKRGIIANPNCTTAVTVMALKPLHDLGKIKRVVASSYQAVSGAGAQAIEELRSQTLAWANSEEMRASTFPHQIAFNLLPHIDSFLENGYTKEEMKLHHETRKILEDESITLTATTVRVPVFRAHSVAVNIETENKITVKDAREALNNFPGVRVIDEPQNMKYPMPIDAAGKDECLVGRIREDYTVPSGLSFWVVGDQLRKGAALNAVQIAELLIRDYI